Below is a genomic region from Nocardioides panacis.
GTCCGGCGTGCCGATGATCTTGTCGGCCTTGGCGCCGAAGATCTTCCAGAGTCCCTTGACCGACAGCGCCGACTCCTCGTCGGACGTCGAGCTGGCGGGAGCTGCCTCGGTCTGCGTCATCGGTGGTCTCCTGGGGGGTACAGCGGACTGTTCTCGCGGTAGCGGTAGAACGGGGCGTCCGAAGCGGGCAGGGGCGTGTTCCCGAGGATCAGGTCGGCGCTCTTCTCGGCGAGCATCATCACCGGGGCGTAGATGTTGCCGTTGGTGATGTAGGGCATCGAGGAGGCGTCCACGACGCGCAGCCCCTCGACGCCGTGCACGCGCATCGTCTCGGGGTCGAGCACCGACTGGTCGTCGACGCCCATCCGGGCGGTGCACGAGGGGTGCAGCGCGGTCTCGGCGTCCTTGGCGACCCAGTCCAGGATCTCCTGGTCGGTCTCCACCGACGGACCGGGTGAGATCTCCCCGTCGTTGAAGGCCGCGAACGCCGGCTGGTTGAGGATCTCCCGGGCGGCCCGGACCATCTCGATCCACTCGCGCCGGTCGTTCTCGGTCGAGAGGTAGTTGAACCGCAGCGCCGGGTGCTCCCGCGGGTCGGTCGACTTGAGCGTGACGGTGCCGCGCACGTCGGAGTACATCGGCCCGATGTGCACCTGGTAGCCGTGCTCCGCGGCGGGCTGCGACCCGTCGTACCGGATCGCGATGGGCAGGAAGTGGAACATCAGGTTCGGGTAGTCGACCCGGTCGTTGCTGCGGATGAACCCGCCGGCCTCGAAGTGGTTGGTGGCCCCGACGCCGCTGCGCAGGAAGAGCCACTCGGCGCCGATGCGTGGCTTGTGCCGGTGCTTGAGCCAGGGCCCGATGGAGACCGGCTGCTTGGAGGCGTACTGGATGTAGACCTCTAGGTGGTCCTGGAGGTTGCTGCCCACTCCGGGCAGGTCGGCGACCACCGGGATGCCGAGCTTCTCGAGGTCGGCCTTCGGCCCGATCCCCGACAAGAGCAGCAGCTGCGGCGAGTTGATCGCGCCACCGCAGAGGATGACCTCCTTGGCGTGCACCCGCGTGCTGCCGCGGCCCGGGCGCCGGTAGTCGACGCCGGTGACCCGGTTGCCCTGCACCACCAGCCCGGTGACCATCGCGAGCGTGTGCACGTCGAGGTTCTTGCGGCCCATCACGGGGTGCAGGTAGGCACGGGCGGCGCTGAGCCGGCGGCCCCGGTGCACGTTGCGGTCGAAGGCCGCGAAGCCCTCCTGCCGGTAGCCGTTGACGTCGTCGGTGAGCGGGTGCCCGGCCTGCTGGACCGCCTCGAAGAAGGCACCGAACAGCGGGCCGGTGGCCGGGCCGCGCTCCAGGACCAGGGGGGCCGCTGCCGCCGCGCCAGGCGTCGGCGCCGGCCAGGCAGGTCTCCATCCGCTTGAAGTACGGCAGGCAGTGCGCGTAGTCCCACGCCTTCATGCCGTCGTCGGCCGCCCAGCGCTCGAAGTCCAGCGGGTTGCCGCGCTGGAAGATCATCCCGTTGATGCTGCTCGAGCCGCCGAGCACCTTGCCGCGGGCGTGGTAGACCTTGCGGCCGCCCATGTGCGGCTCGGGCTCGGACTCGTACTTCCAGTCGTAGAGCCGGTTGCCGATCGGGTACGGCAGCGCCGCCGGCATGTGGATGAACGGGTCGATCTTGATGTCGCTGCGGCCCGCCTCGAGCACCAGGACCGTCGTACCCGGGTCGGCGCTGATCCGGTTCGCGAGGGCACAGCCGGCGGATCCTCCTCCGACGATGACGTAGTCGTACGTGCTCATGCCCTCGCCACTCCTAGTGGTCGGTTCCGGTGGCCCCGTCGAACCAGCGTTGGGGCGCCGGGTTCACGTTGTGCCAGACGTGTTTGGTCTCGCGGTACTCGTCGAGGCCGGCGGCGCCCAGCTCGCGGCCGACGCCGGACTGCTTGTAGCCGCCCCACTCCGCCTGCGGGACGTAGGGGTGGTAGTCGTTGATCCACACCGTGCCCATGCGCAGCCGGGCCGCGACCCGCTCGGCCTTGCCGCCGTTGCTGGTCCACACCCCGCCGGCGAGGCCGTAGATGCTGTCGTTGGCGATCCGCACCGCGTCGGCCTCGTCGCGGAACGTCTCGACGGTCAGCACCGGCCCGAACGACTCCTCCTGCACGACGGACATGGAGCTCTCGCAGCCGTCCAGCAGCGTGGGCAGGTAGTAGAAGCCGCCGGCCAGCTCCGGGTCGTCGGGACGGGCTCCCCCGCAGCGCAGCTGCGCGCCCTCGGCCAGTCCGCGGGCGACGTACGCCTCGACCTTGGCGCGGTGCGCGGCGGAGATCAGCGGGCCGGTCTCGGCCTTGTCGTCGAACGGGCCGCCGAGGCGGATCAGCTCCGCGCGGCGGACCAGCTCGTCGACGAACTCGTCGTGCACGGACTCCTCGACCAGCAGCCGGGCGCCGGCCGAGCAGACCTGTCCGGAGTGCAGGAACACGGCGGTGAGGGCGAAGTCGAGGGCCGCCTCGCGGTCGGCGTCGGCGAACACGATGTTGGGGTTCTTGCCGCCGAGCTCCAGCGCGACCTTCTTCACGGTCGCGGCGGCCGAGGCCATGATCCCCCGGCCGGTCGCCAGCCCACCGGTGAACGAGACCAGGTCGACGCGGGGGTCCTCGCTGAGCAGCGCGCCGGCCCGCGGGCCGGCGCCGAGCACGAGGTTCGCCACTCCGGCCGGGACGCCGGCCTCCTCGAGCAGCACCATCAGGTGGATCGCGGTGTGCGGGGTGAGCTCGCTGGGCTTGAGCACGAAGGTGTTGCCGGCGGCCAGGCAGGGCGCGACCTTCCAGGCGGTCTGCAGCAGCGGGTAGTTCCACGGCGTGATCAGGCCGCAGACCCCGACGGGCTCGTGCACGATCCGGCTGACCACGTCGGCACGGCCGGTGTCCACCACCCGGCCGGCGTCCTGGGCCGCCACGTTGCCGTAGTGCCGGAACACCCCGACGACGTCGTCGACGTCGTACTCGCTCTCGACCAGGCGCTTGCCGGTGTCCAGCGACTCGGCGCGGGCGACCAGCGCCTTGTCGCGCTCCAGCAGGTCGGCGACCCGGTGCAGCAGCGCGCCCCGCTCGATCGCGGAGCCGCCCGGCCAGCTGCCCTCGTCGAAGGCGGCCCGGGCCGCGGCGATCGCGGCGGCGGTGTCCTGCGGCCCGGCCTCGTCGATCTCGGCCACGAGCGACCCGTCCGCCGGGCAGCGGATCTCACGGCGCTCGCCCTCGCGAGCACCCTCCCATCGCCCCCCGACGTAGAGCTGCGGCACGTTGCTGGTGTCCGATCAGTCCGGGATGAGTTGCGTATGTCGCAACTTGGTGTGCTGTACGCAACAGGATTGCGGCTCGGCGCGGAACCGTCAAGAACCTAGGAGGTTCCGAAACCCAAACGTCGCGAGACCTCGTCGGCGGCGTCCTGCACCACCGGCACGAGCTCCTTGACCCGGGCCTCACCCAGCCGGAAAGTCGGTCCGGACACGCTCAGCGAGGCGATCACGTCCCCGTGGGCGTTGCGGATCGGCGCCGCGATGGCGGTCAGCCCGACCTCGAGCTCGTCGACCGCGACGGCGTACCCCTGCTCGCGCACCTCGGCCAGCTCGCGGCGCAGCTTGGCCTTGGTGGTGACCGTCTCCGCGGTGTAGGACGGCAGCCGCGGCAGCCGGTTGTCGATCTCGTCGCTGGACAGGCCGCAGAGCAGCACCTTGCCGTTGGAGGTGGCGTGCAGCGGGATGTGCTGGCCGACCCAGTTGTGCGACTGGAGCGCGGACTGGCCGGCGACCTGGTCGAGGTAGAGCGCGGACCGGTCCGAGAGCACCGCGATGTTCACCGTCTCCCCCGAGTCGGCCGCCAGCTTGCGGCAGATCGGCCGGGCCTCCTGGACCACGTCGAGGCGGGCGGTGGTGGCGCCGGCGAGGCGCAGCACGCCGACACCGAGGCGGTACTTGCCGCGCTCCTCGTTCTGCTCCACCATGCCGTGGGACTCCAGCGTGGCGACCAGCCGGAACGCGGTGCTCTTGTGCACCCCGAGCTCGACGGCGATCTCGGTGACGCCGGCCTCACCGAGCCGGGCGAGGATGCCCAGGATGGTGAGCGCCCGGTCGACAGACTGGACCGATGCCGGAGCCTCGCCGTTCCCCATAGACTGACCGTAGCGCAACCGTGTTGCGTATCACAGAATGTGTCTCTCTTGACGCAACGTGAATCTCCCCCCGCAGGCCCGACCGCAAGGGACGCCATGACCGACCAGACCTACGTCTTGACCCTCACCTGCCCCGACCGGGCCGGCATCGTGCACGCGGTGACGGGTCTGCTGGTCGAGCAGCACGGCAACATCGTGGAGAGCCAGCAGTTCGGCGACCTCGCCGAGGACCGGTTCTTCATGCGGGTGAAGTTCGCGGTCGAGGGGGACGTGACGGTCGCGTCGCTGCGGGCGGCGTTCACGCCGGTGGCCGAGCGGTGGGGCATGGCCTGGGAGCTCTGGGCCGCCACGGCGCCGTACCGGACGCTGATCCTGGTCTCGAAGTTCAGCCACTGCCTCAACGACCTGCTGTTCCGGTGGAGCAGCGGCTCGCTGCAGATCGACGTCGCCGGCGTGGTGTCCAATCACCCCGACTGCGAGACGCTGGTCCGGTCCTACGGCGTGCCCTACCACCACGTCCCGGTGACGCCGGAGACCAAGGCCGACGCCGAGGCGAAGATGCTGTCGCTGGTGGACACCCTCGACGTCGACCTCGTCGTGCTGGCGCGCTACATGCAGGTGCTCACCGACGAGACCTGCCGCGCGCTGTCCGGCAAGGCGATCAACATCCACCACTCGTTCCTGCCCAGCTTCAAGGGCGCCCGGCCCTACCACCAGGCCTTCGACCGTGGCGTGAAGCTGGTCGGGGCCACCGCGCACTACGTGACCGGCGACCTCGACGAGGGCCCGATCATCGAGCAGGACGTGATGCGCGTCGACCACGGGTACGACGCGGCCGCCCTCGCCGCCGCCGGGCGCGACGTGGAGAGCCAGGTGCTGTCCCGGGCGGTCCGCTGGCACGCCGAGTCCCGGGTCCTGCTCAACGGCCACAAGACCGTCGTCTTCCGCTGACCCGTCACTCGTGCAGCCAAGACACGCGTGTCTGGCTGCACGAGTGACGGGTCGCGGTCAGTCGCCGAGCTCCGCGCGACGCCGGACGACGTACTCCTCGAGCTCCAGCCGGACCGCGTCGTCGAGCGGCGGCGCGACGTACTCCTCGAGCTTGGCCTGGTAGGTCTTCGAGGCGCGCGCGTTGGTGTCCAGCGAGCCGTTGCGCATCCACCGCTCGTAGTTCTCCGAGGAGGACAGCAGCGGCCGGTAGAAGCAGGTCCGGAACCGCTCCATGGTGTGCATCGCACCCAGGAAGTGCCCGCCGTGCCCGACCTCCAGGTGCGCGCCGAAGGCGAGCGAGTCCTCGTCGATCTCCAGCGGGGTGAACTCGGCCTGCATCATCTGCAGGATCTCGACGTCCACGATGAACTTCTCGAAGCCGGCGACCAGGCCGCCCTCCAGCCAGCCGGCCGAGTGCATCACCCAGTTGGCGCCGGCGAGGAACGTCGGCAGCATCGTCATCAGCGCCTCGTAGCCGGCCTGCGCGTCGGCGACCTGCGAGGAGGTCAGCCCGCCGCCGGAGCGGAACGGCAGCCCGAAGTGCCGGGCGATCTGGCCGGTGCAGAGCAGGCCGATGCCCGACTCCGGGGTGCCGAAGGTCGGCGAGCCGGACTGCATGTCGATGTTGGACAGGAACGACCCGAAGATCACCGGGGCGCCGGGGCGGATCAGCTGGGTGAGCGCGATGCCGGTCAGCGCCTCGGCGATCTGCTGGACCAGCGCGGCCGGGATCGTCACCGGGGACATCGCGCCCATCAGGATGAACGGCGTCACCACGCAGGGCTGGCCGGCCAGGGTGTACTCGAACAGCGACTCCAGCATCCGGTCGTCCCAGTGCAGCGGGGAGTTGCAGTTGATCAGCGAGATCGACACCGGGGTCTGCTCGATCGCCTCCCGCCCGCCGAACAGGATCTCGCCCATCCGGATGGTGTCGCGGGCGTTCACGCCGGAGACCACGTTGCCCATGTAGACCTTGTCGGTCAGGGTCTGCAGCGCGTAGGTCATGTCGAGGTGCCGCGAGTCGAGCGGGGTGTCGTTGGGCTCGCAGATCACGCCACCGGCCGAGTCGAGCACCGGGAACACCTGCGCCAGCTTGGCGAACCGCTCGAAGTCGTTCATCGTCGCGTCGCGGCGCACGTCGCCCTCGCGCACGAACGGCGGGCCGTAGACCGCGCCGAAGGCCATCGCGTCACCGCCGATGTGGATGCTGTGCTCCGGGTTGCGGGCCTGCACGTCGAACTCGCGCGGCGCCAGGGCGACCTGCTCGAGGATCCACTCGGGGTCGAAGAAGACGTTCTGCCCCTCGACCTTCTGGCCGGCCTCGCGGAACAGCGTGAGCGCCCGCTCGCTGTCGAACTCGACACCGATCTCCGTGACGATCC
It encodes:
- a CDS encoding GMC oxidoreductase: MVLERGPATGPLFGAFFEAVQQAGHPLTDDVNGYRQEGFAAFDRNVHRGRRLSAARAYLHPVMGRKNLDVHTLAMVTGLVVQGNRVTGVDYRRPGRGSTRVHAKEVILCGGAINSPQLLLLSGIGPKADLEKLGIPVVADLPGVGSNLQDHLEVYIQYASKQPVSIGPWLKHRHKPRIGAEWLFLRSGVGATNHFEAGGFIRSNDRVDYPNLMFHFLPIAIRYDGSQPAAEHGYQVHIGPMYSDVRGTVTLKSTDPREHPALRFNYLSTENDRREWIEMVRAAREILNQPAFAAFNDGEISPGPSVETDQEILDWVAKDAETALHPSCTARMGVDDQSVLDPETMRVHGVEGLRVVDASSMPYITNGNIYAPVMMLAEKSADLILGNTPLPASDAPFYRYRENSPLYPPGDHR
- a CDS encoding aldehyde dehydrogenase family protein codes for the protein MPQLYVGGRWEGAREGERREIRCPADGSLVAEIDEAGPQDTAAAIAAARAAFDEGSWPGGSAIERGALLHRVADLLERDKALVARAESLDTGKRLVESEYDVDDVVGVFRHYGNVAAQDAGRVVDTGRADVVSRIVHEPVGVCGLITPWNYPLLQTAWKVAPCLAAGNTFVLKPSELTPHTAIHLMVLLEEAGVPAGVANLVLGAGPRAGALLSEDPRVDLVSFTGGLATGRGIMASAAATVKKVALELGGKNPNIVFADADREAALDFALTAVFLHSGQVCSAGARLLVEESVHDEFVDELVRRAELIRLGGPFDDKAETGPLISAAHRAKVEAYVARGLAEGAQLRCGGARPDDPELAGGFYYLPTLLDGCESSMSVVQEESFGPVLTVETFRDEADAVRIANDSIYGLAGGVWTSNGGKAERVAARLRMGTVWINDYHPYVPQAEWGGYKQSGVGRELGAAGLDEYRETKHVWHNVNPAPQRWFDGATGTDH
- a CDS encoding IclR family transcriptional regulator produces the protein MGNGEAPASVQSVDRALTILGILARLGEAGVTEIAVELGVHKSTAFRLVATLESHGMVEQNEERGKYRLGVGVLRLAGATTARLDVVQEARPICRKLAADSGETVNIAVLSDRSALYLDQVAGQSALQSHNWVGQHIPLHATSNGKVLLCGLSSDEIDNRLPRLPSYTAETVTTKAKLRRELAEVREQGYAVAVDELEVGLTAIAAPIRNAHGDVIASLSVSGPTFRLGEARVKELVPVVQDAADEVSRRLGFGTS
- the purU gene encoding formyltetrahydrofolate deformylase, with the protein product MTDQTYVLTLTCPDRAGIVHAVTGLLVEQHGNIVESQQFGDLAEDRFFMRVKFAVEGDVTVASLRAAFTPVAERWGMAWELWAATAPYRTLILVSKFSHCLNDLLFRWSSGSLQIDVAGVVSNHPDCETLVRSYGVPYHHVPVTPETKADAEAKMLSLVDTLDVDLVVLARYMQVLTDETCRALSGKAINIHHSFLPSFKGARPYHQAFDRGVKLVGATAHYVTGDLDEGPIIEQDVMRVDHGYDAAALAAAGRDVESQVLSRAVRWHAESRVLLNGHKTVVFR
- a CDS encoding trimethylamine methyltransferase family protein; the encoded protein is MMRLGCRSAPVKQNRQDPVQEVGMFRNKMPRYEILSEDAMSKLDAGWRRIVTEIGVEFDSERALTLFREAGQKVEGQNVFFDPEWILEQVALAPREFDVQARNPEHSIHIGGDAMAFGAVYGPPFVREGDVRRDATMNDFERFAKLAQVFPVLDSAGGVICEPNDTPLDSRHLDMTYALQTLTDKVYMGNVVSGVNARDTIRMGEILFGGREAIEQTPVSISLINCNSPLHWDDRMLESLFEYTLAGQPCVVTPFILMGAMSPVTIPAALVQQIAEALTGIALTQLIRPGAPVIFGSFLSNIDMQSGSPTFGTPESGIGLLCTGQIARHFGLPFRSGGGLTSSQVADAQAGYEALMTMLPTFLAGANWVMHSAGWLEGGLVAGFEKFIVDVEILQMMQAEFTPLEIDEDSLAFGAHLEVGHGGHFLGAMHTMERFRTCFYRPLLSSSENYERWMRNGSLDTNARASKTYQAKLEEYVAPPLDDAVRLELEEYVVRRRAELGD